TCCGCGTCTGGACCGACGACTACTCCAGCATCCTGCCTATTCTTCAGCTCTCACATCACTAGGAAACTCTGATCAACTCCCGTTTTGTTAAGGGCACGGCTTCAGCCGTGCCGTAATGAGTTCAAAAGGAACGCGGCTTTAGCCGCTGGGGTACGCTTTCTTTTTTGAGCGGGAACTTGATCAGAGGTTCCCTAAAACTGAGTTGTCCTGCCGGACGGGCCTCCTGCGCGGAGCGCGGTCACTTCGTGACGTGTATACCCCTTCGGTTGGTGCTCCCGTTGGTCGCGTTAATAAGCTTTCGCCGACCAACGGGACGCTCGTGGCGAAGCCGGTATACAACCCACAAGGTGCGCTACTTCGCCCAGGCTAGCCCGTCCGCCGCATTCCCCGCATCAATCAGTCGCGCCATCTTCCACTGCCCCAGATCAATCTCCGCCACCTGATTGCTTCGAGTGCAAGAGACAAACGCAGTCTTGCCATCGGGACTCATCAGGATCGCCGTTGGCCCCTCCGCAACGTCGATCGTGCGTGCCACCTGCATAGACCTCAGATCGATCACCGCCACCTGATGCGTCGTTCGCAGCGCCACGAGCAGCCACCGCCCATCAAGCGTCGTCGCCGTTCCGTATCCGACACTCGGCAGCGGAATCCACGTCTTCAGCTTATTGGTCGCAGTATCGATGACAGCAAGCTGCGGCTTGGTCTGGTCTGCCGTAAACACCATGCTGTCGTCGCGAGAGACCGCAATCCTCTGGGTATCGGTCGAAACCGGAATAATCGCCAGCGTCTTGCGCGCCTTCATATCCAGAACCGATACCGTGCCCGGTCCCACGTTCGCCGTGTATCCCCGCGAGCCATCACGCGACAGCGCCAGCATGTGCGACTGCTCCTGCCCCGTAGGCACGCTGCCGACAATCTTCAACGTCTTCGGATCGATAATGCTGATCGTCTTATCCAGCTCCGTCGTCACGTACAGCATCCCGCTATTCTTGTCGTAGATCACGCAGTGCGGCCGCACTCCATGCCCGAAATCGATCGTGTGGACAATCTTGTGGCTGGCAAGATCGATCACCGAGATCTTGCTGCCGTCCGTACCCGGCTTTCCCACCCCGGCACTGCCGTAGATCGGCACATACGCCGTCGTTCCATCAGGCGAAGCCGCCACCTCATGGCCCGTCACACCATTCACCAGCACAGTAGCCATCTGTTTACCCGCGCCGGGATCGATCAAACTCAGATCTCGGTCACCCTGGTTCACCACCAGCAGCAATGGCCGGGCTTGTCTCTCCATGCCGCTCTGAGAGAACGCAACCGCACCGGCGGCGCTGAGTAAAAAGGGAAGGCTCAGAAGAGAACAGCCCATCATGCAACGCGAGAAAAAGATCTTCTTCATAAGTCGATCAGTATAGCCTCGCCGAACGATATAGGCCGCTGCGGGTCTGCGTTCCGTTGCACAACCATCAACGCAAACCAGAGGAAGCTCTTCATGCATTGCTTGGCTGCAATACCCAGGCCTCGCCAACCATCTGCACCTTCTCCATGCCCTTCGAAGAGAGCACA
The nucleotide sequence above comes from Tunturibacter empetritectus. Encoded proteins:
- a CDS encoding cytochrome D1 domain-containing protein; amino-acid sequence: MKKIFFSRCMMGCSLLSLPFLLSAAGAVAFSQSGMERQARPLLLVVNQGDRDLSLIDPGAGKQMATVLVNGVTGHEVAASPDGTTAYVPIYGSAGVGKPGTDGSKISVIDLASHKIVHTIDFGHGVRPHCVIYDKNSGMLYVTTELDKTISIIDPKTLKIVGSVPTGQEQSHMLALSRDGSRGYTANVGPGTVSVLDMKARKTLAIIPVSTDTQRIAVSRDDSMVFTADQTKPQLAVIDTATNKLKTWIPLPSVGYGTATTLDGRWLLVALRTTHQVAVIDLRSMQVARTIDVAEGPTAILMSPDGKTAFVSCTRSNQVAEIDLGQWKMARLIDAGNAADGLAWAK